Genomic DNA from Candidatus Obscuribacterales bacterium:
TGCGCGGAGCATCCCTTTTGACCTAAGGTAACGCATGAACTTCAGATTATCCTCCATGATATGGCTGAATTCAGCCTACTTAATCTTACTTAAACAGAACTTTCTGCTCAAAATATCTGTTTATCTACTGATGGCTAAACACGACTTGTAGGACAGCGATCGCCGAGGTTCACAACCGGTCATCATGGCGAAAGCGGGTGATTTCTGGGAGCGGAGTGGTCAGATTAGGGATAGCAAAACCATCCGGTTTGGGCTCACCTACCCCTGTCCTTGTCCTTGATAGATCATGAGGTTTTGACCATGAAGCATCCTCTCCCGGTGCAGCCCCTCTGGCGGCAACGAGATGATGGGCAGTATTCGGTCATCGGCCCAGCCGTTGATTCATGCCCCAAGTACAGTCATTCCTGGGAAAAGATCAGCACAGAGTAGGGGCCAATCGACACCGACCCGTGCCAGGGTAGCCCGTCGCGATCGCCCTCGTTTGCGATCGCATCGGTGCTGGGGTGGTTGCCAAAGTCGTCGTTGTAGCCCTGCCAATCGCTGTTAAACCTCAGCCGCCAGGTGCCCTCCGCCGGGAAGCCGATGGTGTAGTTATCCTGGGCATCGCGGAAAAAGTTGGCCACCACCACCACATCGTCGCCGGGGCCACCCTGATCCCAACGGTGAAAGGCGATCACCTTGCGATCGTCGTTGAGATGGTAGACCTGGGTGAACTGGCCGCCCAACCCGTGGGTAAAGCCGTAGCGGTTGAGCCGCAGCCCAATCAGGTCGCGGTAGAGTCGCACAATGCCGTGAAACTCGTCGCGCTGATCCCAATCGACGGGTACGGTGTCGCGAAACCAGCCGCCTTCGAGAAATTCTTGCCCCTGAAACAGCATGGGAATGCCAGGGGCAGTAAACACCATCGCCGCTGCCAGGGTCGAGCGTTTGCGGGCATACCAGCCCTTGGGGTCGCTAGGGCTGATCTCCTGGGGTACCCGCGACTTGCCGTTGGCCACCTCATCGTGGGATTCGCTATAGATCACCCGGTCGAAGGCATCGTCGTTGTAGCGGTACTGAATGGCATCACGAATGGCGGCCAGCGATCGCTGCCCATCCTCAGCGGCAATCACCGCCTGGCGAATGGGGTGCACAAAGTTGGCATCCCACTGGCAGCCAAACCCAGCTCCGCCCGCCCCCACATCTTTAGTCAGCCACCGGTTATTTTGCAGATCTTCAGCAATGGTGATGCGGCCTGGGTATTTCTGCACAATTTGGCTGTTGATCCACTGGAGCAGGCTCCAGCCCTCGGGCAAATCCCGTACATCCTCAGCCTGGAAGGTGCGGATAAACTGGGTGGCATCAAAGCGTAGCCCATCAATGTGGTATTCCTCAAGCCACATCATGGCGTTGTCGGAGAGGTATTGGCGCACCTCGCCCCGGCCGTAGTCGGGGCGGGTTTCTCCCCAGGGGGTGGCGGCTCGGTGGTCGTTGTAGAAGTAGATGCCGCCACGATCATTCTCGCTCCAACCGTCAAACTGCCACAGGTCGAGGTCACTGGGGCCGAAATGGTTATAAACCACGTCGAGAATCACGGCGATGCCCGACTCGTGGGCACGTTTAACAAACAGCTTAAACGCCAGCGGGCCCCCGTAGGTGATCTCGACTGAGAAGATATGAGCGGGGTTGTACCCCCAGGAGCGATCGCCTGCAAATTCTCCAATGGGCATAATTTGAATGGCGTTGACGCCTAGCTTTTTCAAATATCCCAGCCGCGCCGACATCGAAGAAAACTGGCCCGAATGGTGCTCGTCCTCCAGGTCGTTGAAGGTGCCGACGTGGAGTTCGTAGATCACCAGTTCATTCCATGGGGCGATATGAAAGTCATCCCCCTGCCAGTCAAAGCTAGGGTCATGGACGATGGCATTGCCCACCGAGCCGGTCACCTCGCGGGCGTAGGGGTCGATACGGGTTAACTCGCCTTGAGGGGTAGAGAGCAAAAACCGATACTGATCGCCCGCCTGGGCCTGAGCCACGGTGGTGTACCAGT
This window encodes:
- a CDS encoding alpha-amylase family glycosyl hydrolase; translation: MSKAMKIKGIGSILHNKGVAFRLWAPHAQQVSVIGSFNDWDGTQHPMASENNGYWYTTVAQAQAGDQYRFLLSTPQGELTRIDPYAREVTGSVGNAIVHDPSFDWQGDDFHIAPWNELVIYELHVGTFNDLEDEHHSGQFSSMSARLGYLKKLGVNAIQIMPIGEFAGDRSWGYNPAHIFSVEITYGGPLAFKLFVKRAHESGIAVILDVVYNHFGPSDLDLWQFDGWSENDRGGIYFYNDHRAATPWGETRPDYGRGEVRQYLSDNAMMWLEEYHIDGLRFDATQFIRTFQAEDVRDLPEGWSLLQWINSQIVQKYPGRITIAEDLQNNRWLTKDVGAGGAGFGCQWDANFVHPIRQAVIAAEDGQRSLAAIRDAIQYRYNDDAFDRVIYSESHDEVANGKSRVPQEISPSDPKGWYARKRSTLAAAMVFTAPGIPMLFQGQEFLEGGWFRDTVPVDWDQRDEFHGIVRLYRDLIGLRLNRYGFTHGLGGQFTQVYHLNDDRKVIAFHRWDQGGPGDDVVVVANFFRDAQDNYTIGFPAEGTWRLRFNSDWQGYNDDFGNHPSTDAIANEGDRDGLPWHGSVSIGPYSVLIFSQE